A region of Chloroflexaceae bacterium DNA encodes the following proteins:
- a CDS encoding DUF2085 domain-containing protein, which translates to MPPRPDEILELARARIAEQRAREQSAAAERRQRFWELVFLAFVGAIILTFALWPGATLEWKLYAAVHGLVAQKHLVFLGERPLPLCARNAGIYSSYLLSLGYLFARGYGRAAALPSRPLLAVLALGALAMVGDGVNSVLEDTGRAYLYMPRNDLRTITGVLFGIALTPIILFVFNRALRANAEMQRPVLDWRGFGGLLLLNGLLALAIHSGLEALYWPLALLGVAGIIAELFTMFLLLAAVASGYTRRVVALRQLAFPACIALVPTLLVVAGLAALRFAEGG; encoded by the coding sequence ATGCCGCCGCGTCCCGATGAAATTCTTGAACTGGCCCGCGCGCGCATCGCGGAGCAACGCGCGCGCGAGCAAAGCGCCGCCGCTGAACGACGCCAGCGGTTCTGGGAACTGGTCTTTCTCGCGTTCGTTGGCGCCATTATTCTGACGTTCGCCCTCTGGCCTGGCGCCACTCTGGAGTGGAAGCTCTATGCAGCCGTACACGGCCTGGTGGCCCAGAAGCACCTGGTCTTCCTCGGCGAGCGGCCCCTGCCGCTCTGCGCGCGCAACGCGGGGATTTACAGCAGCTATCTGCTCAGCCTGGGATACCTGTTTGCGCGAGGGTATGGACGGGCCGCGGCGCTGCCCTCCCGCCCGCTTCTGGCGGTGCTGGCTCTGGGCGCCCTGGCGATGGTCGGTGATGGGGTCAATTCGGTGCTGGAGGATACAGGGCGGGCCTACCTCTACATGCCGCGTAACGACCTGCGCACCATCACCGGCGTTCTGTTCGGCATCGCGCTGACGCCGATCATTCTGTTCGTCTTTAACCGCGCCCTGCGCGCCAACGCGGAGATGCAGCGCCCGGTGCTGGACTGGCGCGGCTTTGGCGGCTTGCTGCTGCTCAACGGGCTGCTGGCGCTGGCCATCCACAGCGGCCTGGAAGCCCTCTACTGGCCGCTGGCGCTGCTCGGCGTAGCGGGGATCATCGCTGAACTGTTCACCATGTTCCTGCTGCTGGCGGCGGTCGCGTCCGGCTATACCCGCCGGGTTGTCGCGCTGCGCCAGCTCGCCTTCCCCGCCTGTATCGCCCTGGTTCCCACCCTGCTGGTGGTGGCCGGCCTGGCCGCGCTGCGCTTCGCCGAGGGCGGATGA
- a CDS encoding Crp/Fnr family transcriptional regulator, producing the protein MTSYAPMLEQMPPFAGLPETTLRALAAIMTVLERPAGTTLQLEGEPAEAMYLVVAGRVKLYRLSTGGREQVLGIVGAGGLFNAVPIFDGGPCPASAETLDDAVLAALPRQRLLELIDSHPALARALLSELAARLRHMVDLVDTLALHTVQGRLARLLLEQARAAERGAPVAPLTQAQMAARLGTVREMVSRTLKSFEALGLIRMERNAIHVLDRAGLERQTDL; encoded by the coding sequence ATGACCAGTTATGCGCCGATGCTGGAGCAGATGCCCCCGTTCGCCGGCCTGCCCGAAACGACCCTGCGCGCCCTGGCGGCGATCATGACGGTCCTGGAGCGTCCAGCGGGGACGACGCTGCAACTTGAGGGCGAGCCGGCTGAGGCGATGTATCTGGTCGTCGCCGGACGGGTGAAGCTCTACCGCCTTTCGACCGGCGGTCGCGAGCAGGTGCTCGGGATCGTCGGGGCGGGCGGGCTGTTTAATGCCGTGCCGATCTTTGATGGCGGCCCCTGCCCCGCCAGTGCCGAGACGCTGGATGACGCGGTGCTGGCGGCTTTGCCGCGCCAGCGACTGCTCGAGCTCATCGACTCGCACCCGGCGCTGGCACGGGCGCTCCTGAGCGAGCTTGCCGCAAGGCTGCGTCACATGGTTGACCTGGTTGACACCCTTGCCCTGCACACGGTGCAGGGACGCCTGGCCCGGCTGTTGCTCGAGCAGGCCCGGGCAGCCGAACGGGGCGCGCCGGTCGCTCCGCTTACCCAGGCTCAGATGGCCGCGCGTCTGGGAACGGTGCGCGAGATGGTGAGCCGCACCCTCAAGAGCTTTGAGGCCCTCGGACTGATCCGCATGGAGCGCAACGCGATCCATGTGCTCGACCGGGCAGGTCTCGAGCGCCAGACCGACCTGTGA
- a CDS encoding type II toxin-antitoxin system RelE/ParE family toxin produces the protein MLYPSGGGTARSQPAPEQSVEAPSEPVRELRRIRLERWRIVYAITEADQAIDVLTVRKRPPYDYGDLEQLLATS, from the coding sequence TTGCTGTATCCATCCGGTGGCGGAACCGCGCGTTCTCAACCCGCGCCAGAACAGTCTGTAGAAGCTCCTTCGGAGCCCGTGCGCGAGTTGCGCCGTATCCGATTGGAACGCTGGCGAATTGTTTATGCAATTACCGAAGCGGATCAGGCTATTGATGTGTTGACCGTCCGCAAACGTCCGCCCTACGACTATGGCGATCTGGAGCAGTTACTGGCCACGAGTTGA
- a CDS encoding ABC transporter permease, whose amino-acid sequence MAETPLIEKTAPARARPGDAPAWRRWLIRARAYFLKEVNEIRRQPLLIMSLIVGPLLVLILFGATYVNSTPRVRTAVVLPPGGAPGISEEQIREVIGLNFDLRAITTDRASAEAQLAAGDLDLVQIIPENAATALQEGVSPQIEFISNAINPLVEGWIQYLAYAEVNEINKAILRATAAQAQQEATTIRVRVVDAEGKVAELERGVLEARAEAARRDIREIRATLEALEQVLPSQEFLAAQGGESARLRPTIERLKTNLDRIDRAIADDKLAEALAEISAAKNDLRTLNGSLEIFVNTPPERLVSPVTQSYRNLRGGAYPAVVYYAPGVLALLVQHTAVTLGALALVRERLMGAFEVFRVAPVNLTQLIVGKYLGYTVFIGLATLALIVAMTLLGVPLLGNWLLFAALILLLIVASLGVGFLISALSGSDSQAIQLAMISLLLSIFFSGFFIALDSFAWPALIVAYAIPMTHGLAGFQDMMLRGILPNLWTWIGLGLIAVITFALVALITRRQLLKA is encoded by the coding sequence ATGGCTGAGACGCCGCTCATCGAGAAGACCGCGCCCGCGCGCGCCCGACCCGGCGATGCGCCAGCCTGGCGTCGCTGGCTGATCCGCGCGCGGGCCTACTTTCTCAAGGAAGTCAATGAGATCCGCCGCCAGCCCCTGCTGATCATGAGCCTGATCGTCGGGCCGCTGCTGGTGCTTATCCTCTTTGGCGCGACCTACGTCAATAGCACCCCCCGCGTGCGCACCGCTGTAGTCCTGCCGCCGGGCGGCGCGCCCGGTATCAGCGAGGAACAGATCCGCGAGGTGATCGGGTTGAACTTTGACCTGCGGGCGATTACCACCGACCGGGCCAGCGCCGAGGCCCAACTGGCCGCTGGCGACCTCGACCTGGTGCAGATTATCCCCGAGAATGCCGCCACCGCCCTGCAGGAGGGCGTCAGTCCGCAGATCGAGTTCATCTCGAACGCGATCAACCCCCTGGTGGAAGGCTGGATCCAGTACCTGGCCTACGCCGAGGTGAACGAGATCAACAAAGCCATCCTGCGCGCCACCGCTGCCCAGGCCCAGCAGGAGGCCACCACCATTCGCGTGCGCGTGGTGGACGCCGAGGGCAAGGTAGCCGAGCTGGAACGTGGGGTCTTGGAGGCGCGCGCCGAGGCCGCCCGGCGCGACATCCGCGAAATCCGGGCCACCCTGGAGGCCCTGGAGCAGGTGCTGCCCTCGCAGGAGTTTCTGGCCGCCCAGGGCGGCGAGAGCGCCCGGCTCCGCCCGACCATCGAGCGCCTGAAGACGAACCTTGACCGCATTGACCGGGCCATCGCCGACGATAAGCTCGCCGAGGCGCTGGCGGAGATTTCAGCGGCAAAGAACGATCTGCGCACGCTGAACGGCAGTCTGGAGATCTTCGTCAATACCCCCCCGGAGCGCCTGGTGTCTCCCGTGACCCAGAGCTACCGCAACCTTCGTGGCGGCGCCTACCCCGCCGTGGTCTACTACGCGCCGGGAGTGCTGGCGCTGCTGGTGCAGCACACCGCGGTGACGCTCGGCGCCCTGGCCCTGGTGCGCGAGCGGCTCATGGGCGCCTTCGAGGTCTTCCGCGTCGCCCCGGTGAACCTGACCCAGTTGATCGTGGGCAAGTACCTGGGCTACACCGTCTTCATCGGCCTGGCGACCCTGGCGCTGATCGTGGCCATGACCCTCCTGGGCGTGCCGCTGCTGGGCAACTGGCTGCTCTTCGCCGCGCTGATCCTGCTCCTCATCGTCGCCTCCCTGGGGGTCGGCTTCCTGATCTCGGCCCTCTCCGGCTCCGACAGCCAGGCCATTCAACTGGCTATGATCTCGCTGTTGCTCTCTATCTTCTTCAGCGGCTTTTTCATCGCTCTGGACAGCTTTGCCTGGCCTGCCCTGATCGTCGCCTACGCCATCCCCATGACCCACGGCCTCGCCGGGTTCCAGGACATGATGCTGCGCGGCATCCTCCCCAATCTCTGGACCTGGATCGGCCTCGGCCTGATTGCAGTGATAACCTTTGCCCTCGTCGCGCTGATCACCCGCCGGCAGTTGCTCAAGGCGTAA
- a CDS encoding glycine/sarcosine/betaine reductase selenoprotein B family protein translates to MSDFDWLRQRLESAFGQLLSQAPELARIWGQWFEALEGEPVPLARLEKPLREVRLALVTTGGVHLRAQTPFDMRDSRGDPTYRAIPADTPVNELAITHDYYDHTDAERDLNILFPLELARELAARGAIGGLGTCYGFMGHIEPPHVETLIRQTAPEVAGMLRQEKIDAVLLTPA, encoded by the coding sequence ATGAGCGATTTCGACTGGCTGCGGCAGCGCCTGGAGAGCGCCTTCGGGCAGTTGCTCTCCCAGGCCCCTGAACTGGCGCGGATCTGGGGGCAGTGGTTCGAGGCCCTGGAGGGTGAACCCGTGCCCCTGGCGCGCCTGGAGAAGCCGCTACGGGAAGTGCGGCTGGCCCTGGTGACGACGGGGGGCGTGCATCTGCGCGCGCAAACGCCGTTTGACATGCGCGACTCGCGCGGCGATCCCACTTACCGGGCCATTCCCGCCGATACGCCTGTGAACGAGCTGGCGATCACCCACGACTACTACGACCACACCGACGCCGAGCGCGATCTGAACATCCTCTTTCCGCTGGAACTCGCGCGCGAACTGGCGGCCCGCGGCGCCATCGGCGGTCTGGGAACCTGTTACGGCTTCATGGGGCACATCGAGCCGCCCCACGTCGAGACGCTGATCCGCCAGACCGCGCCCGAGGTGGCGGGCATGCTGCGGCAGGAGAAGATTGATGCGGTGCTGCTAACCCCTGCCTGA
- a CDS encoding 4Fe-4S binding protein, translating into MASHQYQYVLPLINVRLCTGCGLCVELCPTRAVTILGGLPVITRPEDCTFCEVCESYCPEGAIERPFTITFAPDATRLSGRGKRRDRSG; encoded by the coding sequence ATGGCATCCCACCAGTACCAGTACGTCCTTCCGCTGATCAACGTTCGGCTGTGCACCGGCTGCGGCCTGTGCGTCGAGCTCTGCCCGACGCGTGCCGTGACGATCCTGGGGGGTCTGCCCGTGATCACGCGGCCAGAAGATTGCACCTTCTGCGAGGTGTGCGAGAGCTACTGCCCTGAGGGGGCCATCGAGCGTCCCTTCACGATCACCTTCGCCCCGGACGCCACTCGCCTCTCCGGACGCGGCAAGCGGCGTGACCGGTCCGGGTGA
- a CDS encoding alpha-glucosidase/alpha-galactosidase, whose product MPTIAFIGAGSAVFARNLIGDILSFPELRESTILLFDIDPERLRDSERMAHLLAAHLGARPRIEATTVREQALEGADYVIAMFQVGGYRPATVTDFEIPRRFGLRQTIGDTIGIGGIMRGLRTIPVLLDMCRDMERLCPDATLLQYVNPMAMNCWAISRASRINAVGLCHSVQHTISELAYDLGLPEEEIDYLCAGINHMAFYLRLAHRGADLYPRLRQIVEENRAPAWNRVRYELFRRLGYFVTESSEHVSEYTPWFIKRDRPDLIERFNIPLDEYPARCERQIAEWEGMRPLLEHGDAAALARYEQETRERRLAEIAARDPHLAGYLRQRWARERQEGGAPSGEYGALIIHAMETGQPRVIYGNVANHGLIDNLPQGCCVEVPCLVDRNGVQPTRVGALPPQLAALMQTNINVQALTVEAALTGKREHIYHAAMLDPHTGAELDLEQIWALVDALIAAHGDWLPAYS is encoded by the coding sequence ATGCCCACGATTGCCTTCATCGGCGCAGGAAGCGCCGTCTTCGCGCGGAACCTGATTGGCGACATTCTCAGCTTCCCCGAACTGCGCGAGTCCACCATCTTGCTGTTCGACATCGACCCGGAGCGCCTGCGCGACTCGGAGCGCATGGCCCATCTCCTGGCGGCGCATCTCGGCGCGCGACCGCGGATCGAGGCCACTACGGTTCGCGAGCAGGCCCTCGAGGGGGCCGACTATGTGATCGCGATGTTCCAGGTGGGCGGCTACCGGCCCGCCACGGTGACCGACTTCGAGATCCCCAGACGCTTCGGCCTGCGACAGACCATCGGCGACACTATCGGCATCGGCGGGATCATGCGCGGGTTGCGCACCATTCCGGTGCTCCTGGACATGTGCCGCGACATGGAGCGCCTCTGCCCCGATGCGACCTTGCTCCAGTATGTCAACCCGATGGCGATGAACTGCTGGGCGATCAGCCGCGCCAGTCGCATTAACGCCGTGGGCCTCTGCCACAGCGTGCAACACACCATTAGCGAACTGGCCTATGACCTGGGCCTGCCGGAGGAGGAGATTGACTACCTCTGCGCCGGGATCAACCATATGGCCTTTTACCTGCGGCTGGCCCATCGGGGTGCGGACCTCTACCCGCGCCTGCGCCAGATCGTGGAGGAGAACCGGGCGCCGGCATGGAACCGGGTGCGCTACGAACTCTTCCGGCGCCTGGGCTACTTCGTGACCGAGTCGAGCGAGCACGTGAGCGAGTACACCCCCTGGTTCATCAAGCGCGACCGGCCCGACCTGATCGAGCGGTTCAACATCCCGCTCGACGAATACCCGGCCCGTTGCGAGCGGCAGATTGCCGAATGGGAGGGGATGCGCCCGTTGCTGGAGCATGGTGACGCAGCGGCCCTGGCGCGCTACGAGCAGGAGACGCGCGAACGGCGTCTGGCCGAGATCGCCGCGCGCGACCCGCACCTGGCGGGCTACCTGCGGCAGCGCTGGGCGCGCGAGCGCCAGGAGGGGGGCGCGCCCTCCGGCGAGTACGGCGCGCTGATCATCCATGCGATGGAGACCGGTCAGCCACGGGTGATCTACGGCAACGTCGCCAACCACGGGCTGATTGACAACCTCCCCCAGGGGTGCTGCGTCGAAGTGCCCTGCCTGGTGGACCGCAACGGCGTGCAGCCGACCCGGGTGGGGGCTCTGCCACCGCAGCTTGCCGCGCTGATGCAGACCAACATCAACGTGCAGGCGTTGACGGTGGAAGCGGCGCTCACCGGGAAACGCGAACACATCTACCATGCCGCCATGCTCGATCCCCATACTGGCGCCGAACTCGATCTCGAGCAGATCTGGGCGCTGGTGGATGCGTTGATCGCCGCCCATGGCGACTGGCTGCCGGCCTATAGCTGA
- a CDS encoding MFS transporter, with protein sequence MEPSPERRRNQVLGLLFVGVLMAALDIAIVGPALPAIQGDFGVTEKALAWVFSLYVLGNLVGTPVMAALSDRAGRRWIYALCVGGFALGSLIVALAPTFAILLAGRLLQGFSAGGIFPVASAVVGDTFPPEQRGSALGLLGAVFGIAFLIGPILGGVLLLLGWPWLFLINLPIALAVIALSLRLLPTASARAGAPFDLAGTLTLGAALAALAYGLTVLDPAQISQGQIDPLALPMLAAAILLLPVFLWIEQRAGAPILQPALFRSRPIRLTAALAVGAGIAETAVVFIPALLTLAFGVSASTASFMLLVVVLAMSVGSPISGRMLDRFGSRLVIAGGTLLSAAGLLLLGLFPSNLVLFYVASVLLGLGLAVLLGAALRYVLLNETAASERAAAQGLLTVTMGVGQLLGAVVVGLIAASAALPLDGYARAFLAIGLLMAALTIAALGLRDRAAERRRALEMATQ encoded by the coding sequence ATGGAACCTTCGCCTGAACGACGGCGCAATCAGGTGCTGGGGCTGCTCTTTGTCGGCGTCTTGATGGCGGCGCTGGACATCGCCATCGTCGGGCCGGCCCTGCCGGCCATCCAGGGCGACTTCGGGGTGACCGAGAAGGCCCTGGCCTGGGTCTTTTCGCTCTATGTGCTTGGCAACCTGGTCGGCACGCCGGTGATGGCGGCCCTATCGGACCGCGCGGGCCGGCGCTGGATCTACGCCCTGTGTGTCGGCGGCTTCGCCCTCGGCTCGCTGATCGTGGCCCTGGCCCCGACATTCGCCATCCTGCTGGCGGGACGTCTGCTCCAGGGGTTCAGCGCGGGCGGCATCTTTCCCGTGGCGAGCGCGGTGGTGGGCGACACCTTTCCGCCTGAGCAGCGCGGTTCGGCGCTGGGGCTGCTGGGCGCGGTCTTCGGCATCGCCTTTCTGATCGGCCCCATCCTGGGCGGCGTGCTGCTGCTGCTGGGCTGGCCGTGGTTGTTCCTGATCAACCTGCCCATCGCGCTGGCGGTGATCGCCCTTAGCCTGCGCCTGCTGCCCACGGCCAGCGCGCGCGCCGGGGCGCCCTTCGACCTGGCCGGCACGCTGACCCTGGGGGCGGCCCTGGCGGCCCTGGCCTACGGCCTCACCGTGCTTGACCCGGCCCAGATCAGCCAGGGTCAGATCGATCCCCTGGCGCTGCCGATGCTGGCCGCTGCAATCCTGCTGCTGCCGGTGTTTCTCTGGATTGAGCAGCGCGCCGGGGCGCCCATCCTGCAACCGGCCCTCTTCCGCTCACGCCCGATCCGCCTCACGGCGGCGCTGGCGGTTGGCGCGGGCATTGCCGAGACAGCGGTGGTCTTCATTCCGGCTTTGCTCACCCTCGCCTTCGGCGTCAGCGCCTCCACCGCCAGCTTCATGCTCCTGGTGGTCGTCCTGGCCATGTCCGTCGGCTCGCCCATTTCAGGGCGCATGCTCGACCGTTTCGGCTCGCGGCTGGTGATTGCTGGTGGTACACTGTTGAGCGCGGCAGGGTTGCTGCTCCTCGGTCTGTTCCCCAGCAACCTGGTGTTGTTCTACGTGGCCTCAGTGCTGCTAGGGCTGGGGCTGGCGGTCCTGCTGGGGGCAGCCCTGCGCTACGTCTTGCTCAACGAAACCGCCGCCAGCGAGCGGGCCGCGGCGCAGGGCCTGCTAACGGTGACGATGGGCGTGGGCCAGTTGCTCGGCGCGGTGGTGGTCGGCCTGATCGCCGCGAGCGCGGCGCTGCCTCTCGACGGCTACGCGCGCGCCTTCCTGGCTATCGGTCTGCTGATGGCTGCACTCACCATCGCTGCTCTAGGATTGCGCGACCGCGCCGCGGAGCGCCGGCGGGCGCTGGAAATGGCGACGCAGTGA
- a CDS encoding NAD(P)-binding domain-containing protein yields the protein MTETPVYELAIIGAGPIGIELAVCLRRAGVEYLHLDAGQIGHTMTWWPRNTTFFSTTERLAIAGVPIPNNHQNRITGEEYLAYLRAVVEQFDLPIHTYEPVTNLSRDADGFTLITAPLTGERRYRAQRVALAIGDMHYPNRLHIPGEDLPHVSHYFRDPHDYFRRRLLIVGGKNSAAEAALRCWRAGARVTISYRRARFDERRIKHWLLPDLEAQIEAGTIAFLPETAPVAIHPGCVELARTEDGRPVDGPPLMHETDFVLLATGFRGDQRLLEQAGVELWGPNRVPVYNPETMETNVPGLYLAGTVAAGIQQRYTIFIENSHEHVGKIVRALTGQWPAALGDVPARSYGLAFERYEAN from the coding sequence ATGACGGAAACGCCTGTCTACGAACTGGCCATCATCGGCGCGGGGCCGATTGGCATCGAACTGGCCGTGTGCCTGCGGCGCGCAGGGGTGGAATACCTGCACCTTGATGCGGGGCAGATTGGCCACACGATGACCTGGTGGCCGCGAAATACGACCTTTTTCAGCACCACCGAGCGCCTGGCCATCGCCGGCGTGCCCATTCCCAACAACCACCAGAACCGTATCACCGGCGAGGAGTACCTGGCCTATCTGCGCGCGGTGGTCGAGCAATTCGACCTGCCGATCCACACCTACGAGCCGGTCACCAACCTGAGCCGTGACGCCGACGGCTTTACCCTGATCACTGCGCCGCTCACCGGCGAACGGCGCTACCGGGCGCAGCGCGTAGCTCTGGCGATTGGCGACATGCACTACCCGAACCGGCTGCACATCCCCGGCGAGGATCTGCCCCACGTCTCGCACTACTTCCGCGACCCGCACGACTACTTCCGGCGCCGCCTGCTGATCGTCGGCGGCAAGAACTCGGCGGCGGAGGCGGCGTTGCGCTGCTGGCGCGCCGGGGCGCGGGTGACGATCAGCTACCGCCGCGCCCGCTTTGACGAACGGCGGATCAAGCACTGGCTCCTGCCTGATCTGGAGGCGCAGATCGAGGCCGGAACCATCGCCTTTCTCCCCGAAACTGCGCCTGTGGCGATCCATCCGGGCTGCGTTGAACTGGCGCGCACCGAAGACGGACGACCAGTGGACGGGCCTCCCCTCATGCACGAGACGGACTTTGTGTTGCTCGCCACCGGCTTTCGCGGCGATCAGCGCCTGCTCGAGCAGGCGGGCGTGGAACTGTGGGGACCGAATCGCGTCCCGGTCTACAACCCGGAGACCATGGAGACGAATGTGCCGGGTCTCTACCTGGCAGGCACGGTGGCGGCAGGCATTCAGCAGCGTTATACCATCTTCATCGAAAACAGTCACGAGCACGTGGGGAAGATCGTGCGCGCCCTTACCGGGCAGTGGCCCGCGGCCCTTGGCGATGTGCCGGCGCGCAGCTATGGGCTGGCCTTTGAGCGGTACGAAGCTAATTAA
- a CDS encoding histidine kinase, giving the protein MHPEPSALLEAAHAIVAEQIARLRALYASAQQELARLEAEVRRLERQLDEVIIQARFASERGQVSATTLAERQRRLRAAHESLTREYERMRRALRQLDQLVRQIDMSSATLAGGGEGDTADPWVQALRSQVIMGREEERARLAREVHDGPAQVLANTLMGLERCQMLLAERRLEHLQEMLGQLGENAREGLREVRGFIADLRPGKLEEQGLANAVREYVQRYRDTVNVPVSLDLDPLPRLPAEAEIVLYRIVQESLQNARKHAPGAPIHLVLTRCDDRLVLLIRDEGPGFDLREVARRAGRESWGLTSMRERAELIGASFVVTTRPGHGTEVAVSLPLRGAGTPSRPL; this is encoded by the coding sequence GTGCATCCGGAGCCTTCAGCGCTGCTAGAGGCGGCGCATGCCATTGTTGCCGAGCAGATCGCCCGTCTGCGAGCGTTATACGCCTCCGCGCAGCAGGAGCTTGCCCGGCTCGAAGCCGAGGTGCGCCGCCTGGAGCGCCAGCTCGACGAAGTGATCATCCAGGCGCGCTTCGCGTCGGAGCGTGGCCAGGTTAGCGCCACGACGCTGGCCGAACGCCAGCGGCGCCTGCGCGCCGCCCACGAGTCCCTGACGCGGGAGTACGAGCGGATGCGCCGCGCCCTGCGTCAGCTCGACCAGTTGGTGCGCCAGATTGATATGAGCAGCGCTACTCTGGCGGGTGGCGGCGAGGGCGACACCGCTGATCCCTGGGTGCAGGCTCTGCGCTCGCAGGTCATCATGGGCCGCGAAGAAGAACGGGCGCGCCTGGCCCGCGAGGTGCACGACGGTCCTGCCCAGGTGCTGGCCAACACGCTGATGGGGCTCGAACGCTGCCAGATGCTGCTGGCCGAACGCCGGCTGGAGCATCTGCAAGAGATGCTTGGGCAACTTGGCGAGAACGCGCGCGAAGGCTTGCGTGAGGTGCGCGGCTTCATCGCCGATCTCCGCCCAGGCAAGCTCGAGGAGCAGGGGCTTGCCAACGCCGTCCGCGAGTATGTGCAGCGCTACCGTGACACGGTCAATGTTCCGGTCAGCCTTGACCTCGATCCGCTCCCGCGTTTGCCGGCCGAGGCCGAGATCGTCCTGTACCGTATCGTCCAGGAGTCGCTCCAGAATGCTCGCAAGCACGCGCCCGGCGCGCCGATACACCTTGTACTCACGCGGTGTGACGACCGCCTGGTGCTCCTCATTCGCGACGAGGGGCCCGGCTTCGATCTGCGTGAGGTGGCCCGACGCGCCGGGCGCGAGAGTTGGGGGCTGACCAGTATGCGCGAACGGGCCGAGTTGATCGGCGCCAGTTTTGTGGTTACGACCCGCCCCGGCCATGGAACCGAGGTTGCGGTCAGTTTGCCGCTGCGCGGCGCAGGAACTCCATCGAGGCCCCTATGA
- a CDS encoding response regulator transcription factor, with protein MTNPNPIRVLIIDDHPLFRQGIRWSLEDADDITVVGEAENGQEALKLTERLNPDVVLVDINLPGLNGLEVARVIKRRDPRIGIIVLSVYEDDDQLFQAIKVGAAAYSSKDVHPEELLMFIREVAKGRYLINDAVLARPAVATRVLHQFRELAATDDEQTSNLFAPLTSREIEILDCIARGLSNKEIANELSISGQTVKNHITSILSKLQVNDRTMAVIYAIKKGWIKMGYTLSSDPSSTE; from the coding sequence ATGACGAACCCAAATCCCATCCGCGTATTGATCATAGACGATCACCCTCTTTTCCGCCAGGGGATCCGCTGGAGTCTCGAAGACGCCGATGATATTACGGTGGTCGGCGAGGCGGAAAACGGTCAGGAAGCCCTTAAGCTTACTGAGCGCCTCAACCCCGATGTGGTCCTGGTGGATATCAATCTGCCTGGCCTCAACGGTCTGGAGGTTGCGCGGGTGATCAAACGCCGTGACCCGCGCATCGGAATCATTGTGCTCAGCGTCTATGAGGACGATGATCAACTGTTCCAGGCGATCAAGGTCGGCGCGGCCGCCTATTCGTCCAAGGATGTGCACCCTGAGGAACTGCTGATGTTCATCCGCGAGGTTGCGAAGGGTCGCTATTTGATTAACGATGCCGTGCTGGCTCGCCCCGCCGTCGCCACCCGAGTGCTCCACCAGTTCCGCGAACTGGCCGCCACCGATGATGAACAGACCTCAAATCTCTTCGCCCCCCTCACCAGCCGGGAGATCGAAATCCTCGACTGCATTGCTCGCGGTCTTTCCAATAAGGAAATCGCCAACGAATTGTCCATCAGCGGGCAGACGGTCAAGAACCATATTACCTCCATCCTCTCCAAGCTGCAGGTCAACGACCGCACGATGGCGGTGATCTACGCTATCAAGAAGGGCTGGATCAAAATGGGCTACACCCTCAGCAGCGATCCGTCCTCCACGGAGTAG
- a CDS encoding TetR/AcrR family transcriptional regulator — translation MSGSADSVRETIIVEAARLIVAHGYDGVAMREIAEAAGISKPGLYYHFRDKEDLLEAVLTHWVAETEALVAAARQAPDTRARLTVLVRGLFAQAPLQRALIRLGTQDLPRLGEATRERIQRCYASGFLEPIEAIIRDGVARGELRPINPHLATWLLLGMLYPFFHTDHPCARLADEQTATQIVEILLDGIAAQ, via the coding sequence ATGAGCGGATCAGCGGATAGCGTCCGGGAAACGATCATTGTCGAGGCGGCGCGGCTCATTGTGGCCCATGGATACGACGGCGTGGCCATGCGTGAAATCGCCGAAGCGGCGGGGATCTCCAAGCCCGGCCTGTACTACCACTTTCGCGACAAGGAGGATTTGCTGGAGGCGGTGCTGACGCACTGGGTCGCCGAGACTGAGGCGCTGGTGGCGGCGGCGCGGCAGGCGCCCGACACGCGCGCCCGGTTGACCGTGCTGGTGCGCGGGCTATTCGCCCAGGCGCCTCTCCAGCGGGCGCTCATCCGCCTCGGCACGCAGGATCTGCCCCGTCTGGGCGAGGCTACGCGAGAGCGAATCCAGCGCTGCTACGCCAGCGGCTTCCTGGAGCCAATCGAGGCCATCATCCGCGATGGGGTGGCGCGGGGCGAGTTGCGCCCGATCAACCCCCATCTGGCCACCTGGCTGCTGCTGGGGATGCTCTACCCTTTCTTCCATACCGACCATCCCTGCGCCCGCCTGGCCGATGAGCAGACGGCAACCCAGATCGTTGAGATTCTGCTGGATGGGATTGCGGCGCAATAG